The DNA region TGCTTAATGCCGGTACGGCAATAGGCCCATTCCTTCAAGAAATCGAGAGTTAGGACAAATATTCCCACCAGGACCAGAGCCAGAGGAAAGAGGCTGGTGGAGAAACTTAACTCCACCGCCGCCCAGAAATAATAGAGACTGAGTCCGAGCGCCGCAAAGCACGAGGCTATTTCTCGGAACGGGGCTCCCTCGAGAGCGGCGCGGGCTTTAAACGCCGATAGAAAGCGTAGCCTTGATATGACCCAGGCCAGACAGTAACTCGTTCCCAGGATCAAGCTTACCAAAGCTAGCCACGAGAAGAACACCACCTCGGGCTCACAGGCTCCCGAATGCGGAGCGAGCAGACGACACGACGTCAGGCTATCAATCTGAGCCCTCAGCAAAGGAGCGGACATCAGACCGAAAAGCAACGATAGCAAAGCCAGCGGTAGACGGGCAAGAATGACGGAGAAAACTGACGCCGCAGGCACATCAGCGCTCGGATCAGTGTGATTCATGGCCGTAGGACCTCATTCTGGACGACTCAGAAGTCGTGGTTTCGGAAACAGCTACTTCTGTTCGTCAGACTATTACCCCCACAAAGGAAACGCAACGCCAGCAAGACAGATTGACGTGCATATTCTTGCTATTCGCGCACGAAGGAAAAACCATCAGACAAGAAGACGATCGTCCCCTCTTCATCCGTACGCAGCGTTTCAATGCCAAAAGTCTGTAGCAGAGCCATCACTTCCTGATGCGGATGGCCATACCTATTGTTCTTACCGCTCGAGATGATCGCATACCGAGGAGCGACCGCTGCCAGGAATTCCGCGCTCGTCGAGGTACGCGAGCCGTGGTGCCCTGCTTTCAAGATATCGCTCGGGAGTTCCGCTCCGTCGAGCGAGACGAGGTAACGCTCCGTCTTGATCGGCGCATCCCCCGTAAGCATCACTGAGGTGCTGGCATAGGAGAGACGCGCGACGATAGAAGCATCGTTCGCCTCAAAATCAGAAACATCCCTGTCAGGGAAAAGAATATCCAGCCGTACGCCGTATGCTTCATCAAGCAGGAGCGTCATGCCCCGCCGAGCCAGTGTCACCGGAATACCCTTCTCTTGTATCGCCTTCTTCAGCTCCCTGTAGATGAGCGTATCCGCAGAAACTCCTGGCTCAAGGAACTCTCCGACGTCGTAGGAGCGGACCACATCCAAGAGCCCTCCGATATGATCCTTGTCCGGATGGGTGCCGATGACGATATCGAGAGAGCGATCCCCGAGCGGCATCACCTCCGCCAATTCAGAAAGCACAGCACCTCCCTCTCCCCCATCTATCAAAAGCTGATTCCCATTCGGCGCTTCTATGTAAACGGAGTCTCCCTGGCCTATGTCGAGGAAAGCCACCGTAACAAGCGGGGCTTCGGCAGAAGTGGATACCCCTCGCCAAATGAGAGCATTGGCGGCGATCAGTATCGCGACTATGAAAAAATGTCCGTAACGCCTGATGGAATGCATGAACCCTTTTGTTATACTGACCCCACTTTACCCGTAATCATACGTTATGTACCAAGCCAAAACCTTCAATCTCCCTGCGCTCGATGGCATCTCCCCTAAGCAGATAGAAGTGCACCTCAAGCTCTACGCAGGCTACGTGACCTTCCTCAACAAGCTCGAGGAGACGCTCGCCGAGCTCATGAAAGACTCCGAGAAGAACGCCTACGCTCTCGGCGAAGTACAGCGCCGCCGCGGCTTCGAGTTCGATGGGATGCGCATGCACGAATACTACTTCTCACAGCTCGAGGGAGGAGCTTCCCCTCTAGAGGGCTCGCTCGCGGACGCGCTCGCGGCACAATACGGAAGCCTAGATACCTTCCTCGCTACTTTCAAAGCGACCGCGCTCATGCGCGGCATCGGCTGGAGCATCCTGTATTACGACACTGATGCTTCCCGCTTCCACATCGCTTGGGTATCAGACCATGAGCTAGGCCAGCTCGCAGGGCTCCCCATCCTGCTCGCGCTCGACATGTGGGAGCACGCCTTCATGGTGGACTATGTCCCCGCGGAGAAGAAGAATTACGTGGAAGCCTTCTTCAAGAATCTCAACTGGAACGCAGTGCAAGCTCGCTACGCGTCTCTTCAGGCATAGCCCTTTGGGAGTGCCAGTAGAGAAGCCCTGCAGTGCCGAGTGCATAGACAGCTACAAGAAGAATCGAGGAGAACTCCGGAACAAGGAGATACGATCCGGGCAGCGCCGCGAACAGCATCGCGGCGCTGATTTCGTATTTGAGCACGAGGCCCGCAACAAGAGCGAACGGCAGCGCGAGCGCCGTAGAGAGGAGTGCTATGCCGCCCAAGAGAGCACCGAGAAGCATGGCGATGGGTACGCTCGGAAGCACCA from Candidatus Parcubacteria bacterium includes:
- a CDS encoding MBL fold metallo-hydrolase, encoding MHSIRRYGHFFIVAILIAANALIWRGVSTSAEAPLVTVAFLDIGQGDSVYIEAPNGNQLLIDGGEGGAVLSELAEVMPLGDRSLDIVIGTHPDKDHIGGLLDVVRSYDVGEFLEPGVSADTLIYRELKKAIQEKGIPVTLARRGMTLLLDEAYGVRLDILFPDRDVSDFEANDASIVARLSYASTSVMLTGDAPIKTERYLVSLDGAELPSDILKAGHHGSRTSTSAEFLAAVAPRYAIISSGKNNRYGHPHQEVMALLQTFGIETLRTDEEGTIVFLSDGFSFVRE
- a CDS encoding Fe-Mn family superoxide dismutase, whose product is MYQAKTFNLPALDGISPKQIEVHLKLYAGYVTFLNKLEETLAELMKDSEKNAYALGEVQRRRGFEFDGMRMHEYYFSQLEGGASPLEGSLADALAAQYGSLDTFLATFKATALMRGIGWSILYYDTDASRFHIAWVSDHELGQLAGLPILLALDMWEHAFMVDYVPAEKKNYVEAFFKNLNWNAVQARYASLQA